The DNA window caatcaaatcatttatctattaaaaacaggatcattcacttatattcatcgactccctacgtagtttgtgcttaagatggtgccgactgctaatataaactacttaagagctactttgaacacttgagcctaaggtctcgacataatgggcatccaaattgatatcacataaagagggggtttagggtgtcaggacggtatcgatgttgttgaaacatctccaagtctttctaacaaagcctaaagtaggacaacctctatactttcagagtgtgtatgccatgcgtcaaaattcaaattttcgttggaggttaaaattttcaaatttttgggaAATTCGATAACAatagaaaatcatatataaagacttgacaacataactagaaaacaataaagcaacaaatgaaagcggtaaagcttctcccccacacttaaaccaaacattgtcctcaatgtttcgatccaaaGTGGAGAAGGAAAaacagaacctatatggatgctaccggcgggctatcacaaccaaatctgctccgcgtccggaggaaatatcttctcttatcatgctcatcaacggtgtcaccaccagcagcaacactcgtaggaatgtgcgtggagacccgttcatctttgagatgatcgtctatagatttttcgcctagatatggccgagacgtgacaagtgatccatatctttattatctgcaagttcaaacgataaaaggaaaacattaaactgaaaactcgtgggttgcctcccacgcagcgctttgtttaacgtcgatagctcgacggcttaagagtgcaagcactcaaggtggttctcttgAGAATGACTCCTCAGTTGAACTTTTAacaaacctcgttttccatggccacttatcaagccatctcacatatccctcaccttttcttttctttcttctgtggggtggttcattcttttgaaatcgtggtggcggttctggatcgatcCTAAGTATCAGATTTTCAAGTTCGagcttagtgatattatccaccacctcaaaggttaaccttaccctcttaaaaatagtaatattccTAGTTTTATGGTTCTCTAACTTCTCTTTTCTGTGGGGTGGTTTGCTCCTTTGAACTCGCGGTGGTggttctggatctatcctaagtGTTAGTTTTTCAAGCTTAGGATTAGTAATTTCGTCCACCGCCTCAAAGGTTGACCTCACCCTCTTAACACTAATGATCTCTTTGGCTTCATGGtcctctaaatttctctttttatgcaagacttcaaacaaGAGTGCATttgtgtggatattttccaatacctccaCATACGTTTTGGATTGGGattctaccttagcttccataaaactttgcggaaaaggaatcggtggggtatagggaaaaGGAACAACTATAGGTGCTTccttctctacctcttctacaacctccctttcagatggtgttggtggatttttctcaatctccactcttttctcactagaaatctcttcaaccacattatcactctcctcaatctcataatcattctcctcaatctcattattactctcctcaggaatttcaatttgttcttcactaatggttgtttccatatactcctcaagtaagtgtcctagcgacttttgttcaagttgggagatttgagtttctaatgccACGTTGTGAGttgcgagggactcaaccatagtggtcagttgcctaagggtttcattgttttgaagaccttgtttgataaactcttggttttggacggtttgtgtctctacaaagtgctccatcatggcttctaatctagagtgagttagcgtctcgtcggaatcctccattgatgtttcgaagttaaaattatgggattcttgaggttcttcaaagggagttaGCGTTGCGTTTTGCGcttcctcaaagtgcttcgtcatcatagattctagcctagagagagtttgtgcttcaatgaattcctcctttaagatttcgaggttggatttatgataatcttgcgactccacgaaatgttgggcgtggtgatcgtagaggaaattcggttgatgataagtttgcgttgtattgaaatcctctattgatgcttcaaggttagagttataggattcttgtggttcctcgaagtaggttagcgtcgcattttgtgtttccacaaagttccttgtcatcatagatgtttcattaaaattttccattatcatttcgaggtcggatttatggggttCTGGAGActcctcaaaatattgattatggtgatcgtagaggaaattcggttgaggatggGTATGGTTGGAATAAaattcttgcgactcctcaaaatgttgggattggtgattgtaaAGGGAgttcggttgaggataagctaaTGTCGAAatgtaatccccaattaatgtttcgaggtttggattgtaggtttcttgtggttcctcgaaatgttgagattgggagttgtagaggtaatttggatgagaatgaattggtggcgcagcattgaaattctccaatagtatttcgagatcggatttataggatccaggtgattcctcgaaatactgggagtgggggttatagaaaaagtttgggtgatacatagtagtaaatgaaaagaaaaaaattgccttagtctctacggtgtaacagcgagttacgatatcgacttgaatagtccccggcaacggcgccaaaaacttgatcgcgactttgcgtgtctattagtcgggataactgcaagtgcacagtcgtgtcgtgtagttttaaaagatatcgaatccacagggactataaatcgacctaccgttatctaaagttactatgtaaagctaaggctaatgatttttgagttttttataaatggggaaactaaaatcttaaatctaggtaaaatataataacaaacggatatcagtatgtatttcatctaacttaggtgatccgaagttccattggccagattctaattaaatcaaagatctttactaactatgttatttaaaagtcctcctctcaaactctcgctctattgattcagactacgatcctaactcttaatgtacgctttcgccatcccaccagatttagaaacgctttttgaaaacaacatagttaataaaatgcttgttttatgaagtcgttatctacttaaatctcctaatctcaaactctcgctctgttgactcggaacatgctaatatccctaacgtacgctttcgccatcccgcgcgggtttaaaaacactttttgaaaataaataagttctaattagttctaatacgctttcgccatccttaaaaccaatgtcctatgtctactatccagttaaagatctcaaactttcgctctattgattttaacctttgaccgtcttaacccctctaactttcgctctattggttttaagacttactaattaaattagacatacaaaccaaaaacaagtgacatttaataaaacataattaagccaatttatttcggatccctaaggttagattaatttacataccgatatctaaataaattagccagacatacttaaagaaacaaacatgaaattataattattaaacatggaattataattactaaacatgaaattataattactaaccatattatagttataatgataaaacaatattataagaacatgaaactaaaataattgcaaataaataaacctgtaagtaaagcagacgaaacaaacttgaataaagctttgaaataatgtcggcaagattgtgatccaagagtacataaattgtaggcctaaaactaatggtgtggtagttcctcaatgtgagaaactaccacttttacaaagtgataatttatgcctaaaactatgaacagcgcttccgcgcctaaaacttggataccctcaaatgaatgctcagcctctatttatagtgaatggaaatggaagttcctttcagcatcatgtgagaagtagtggagatcatgcgtgggaagttgagaaaaaggtggagaaaatagtggagaggtggagacggacgtctcaagTAGCTGACGTGGCGCTCTTTCACCCCTTGGCCTTAGGAGACGTGCGTCTTCTGAGGAGACGTGGCAAGGagcatggagacgggcgtctcccacttggagacgtggCTTGGATGATGGGAACGTGCGTCCCTTGATTTGTGGAGGGTGAGACGACcgtctcccacttggagacgtggGGGCTTCAACTTCACGTGGGCTGGATTTGTACTTGCACAATttgggccttctttgcacccctttcttgcttcaacaccctttttccatcttttaggcacaaatagtagtgattttagctccatttctttccttttcacaattaGTCTCAATTttgagcgtaaaacctgaaacaatagaaataccagcataataccaacataaaacaacataattaagctaaaataaggaaataattgatataaatcgagccaaataaacgatacattttcgtgttatcatgaCAAAATCAGGAGGCGGAGGCTGAGGTCCAGCATTAGCCGGAGCAGCAGAATGAGCAGCAGCAGGAGATGCATCAGGAGAAACTATAGAACGATCAGGAGGAGGGTCATTATAATAGTGAGGAGGAGTCTCAGGATCATAATCAGCAGGGATGTCATAGATTTGAGGTGTTTCAGGTGAGGGTGGTGTAGGTGGGTGATTCAGGTCAAAAAGCCAGTTATTTCTGTTGTGGACACTCGTGATAGGGTTAGGTAAGACAAACTGGTGCACACTATTGTGGTTAATGAGCAGTTCAAACTCAATTGGTCCAAGGTTGCCTATCAGGTTAGTGTTGAAACAAAAACGGATATTCATAGGTCGAATACCGCCGTAGGGATTTAATCCTAGGAGTGGTTCACGCATGCCTACAGCATTGGCTATCATGGTAACTAGGCCTCCTATAAGGATAGGTCTGTCAGGAGTGTCTATGATACGGGTGAAATTGGCTACCATAAAGGTGGTTGCATTTATAGGACGACCTTGTGAAGCGCAGAACATAATGAAAAGCTCATCACGGGATACCAAGGAAATGGTTTGCTCTTTTCCAAACAAGGTACGTGCTAGGATCTTATGGAAATACCTAATAGCAGGGTTATGGATGCTTTCAGAGTACATATCCTCAGGTTCAGGGTGGTAGTTTCCAATTATACTTCCCCAGAAATAGTCAAGCTCACGGTGCGGGAGAAGTTCCTCTTGGGTGACAGTGAAAGTATCAGGGCCATTAGGAAAACCTAAAAGGTTAGCAAACTCGTTATGGGTATAATGGAAATCAACACCAAACAGTCTAAATCGGATCAGGCCACGGTtaaaacctaaaccatggttGGGCAGATAGTTCAAAGAACTAAGGAACTCCAGGGTAATCCTACGGAAAGTACTAAATCTCCTCCTAATGGGGGAAGCATCCCAACCTATCCGGTGTAGCCAGTACAACACACTCTCTCTAATGCCTAAGGCATTCATAGCACGATCATCATCATAAATGGTGGGTGTCATCTCCCGACTGACTAAGTCCTCAAACCTCCTCCTCTGACCTGCTCCTCTGAACGTGATACTCATATAATCTACTCTAGCCATAACGAAGTTAGTCACTTAGCTAAAATAAAGGTAAATTAGCCTGAAAATTAAGTAGATTATAGAGATAATAGTCAGCAATGGCCAAAAGCCTTTttagtaaaaagaaaaaaaataaagagaaaaataagaagaacaTGAATAAAAATGAGAAAAGGAAGTAAATTTTAGGAAAGAAaagtagaaaataaaataaaaaaaataaaaaaaataaaaactataaaggaaattataataaaataaagaaaacataaacacgtgggttgtctcccacgaagcgctttgtTTAAAGTCGTAAGCTCGACCATACTAGTGTTACCAAGTCGGTGCAGTGAGGAGAAACCTCTACTAATTTCATGAAATTAGAATATTCTTTATTATCTATGAAGTAGTAGTGTTTCAATCGTTGCCCATTGACTATGAATGGTTCGTTAGATCTACTCTTGATTTCTACGGCTCCACTAGGCAGTACCTTTGTAATTTCAAAGGGACCAGACCACCTAGATCTAAGTTTTCCTGGGAAGAGTTTTAGTCGAGAATTAAATAATAGCACAATATCTCCTACATTAAATTCTTTTCTCGATATTCTTttatcgtgccattttttcgttctttctTTATAGATTCGGGCGTTTTCATAAGCGTCTAATCTAAGCTCTTCTAATTCATGAATATCTAAGATTCGTTTTTCACCGGCGGCAGAATAATTTAAATTAAGGGTCTTAATTGCCCAATAAGCCTTGTGTTCCAATTCGACCGGCAAGTGACAGGATTTTCCATAGACCAATTTGAATGGTGTGGTTCCAATGGGTGTTTTAAAGGCAGTTCTATAAGCCCAAAGTGCCCCAGGTAGCTTAgtggaccaatctttcctagatgtaGCAACAGTCTTctctaaaatttatttaatttctctATTTGAGACTTCGACTTGTCCACTAGTTTGTGGATGGTAAGGTGTTGCTACTCGGTGGTGAACACCATATTTTAACAGAAGTTTCTCAAGAATTTTGGATATGAAATGTGAGCCACCGTCGCTAATTACTACTCTAGGGATACCGAATCTAGGAAGATGATGTTTTTAAAGAGTCGGATTACTACTCGCGTGTCATTCGTAGGAGCGGCAACAGCCTCGATCCATTTCGATACGTAGTCAACAGCGACGAGTATGTATTTTTTACCAAACGAAGAAGGAAATGGTCCCATGAAGTCGATTCCCCACACATCAAAGACTTCGACTTCCAAAATGCCTttctgaggcatttcatcgcgtcttgataTATTTCCAGTGCGTTGGCACCGGCCGCAGTTCTTAACAGCGATGTGGACGTCTTTCCATAAGGTTGGCCAAAAGAGACCAGCTTGTAGGATCTTTGCACAAGTCTTGGAAGTGCTTGCATGTCCTCCATAGGGAGCAGCATGACAGTGAGAAATTATGCTTCCTACTTCCTCTTCAGGGACGCAACGACGGAATATACCATCGgctcttcttttgaaaagaagtggtTCTTCCCAATAGTATTGTTTCAGGTCGTGGAAGAACTTTTTCTTTTGTTGGTAAGTTAGATCTGGCGGTAATATTTTAGCGGCTAGGTAGTTAACGAGATCAGCGTACCAAGGTACAGTTGAGTTTTCTATATATGCTTTGGTAGTTCTTTCTACTTTGGTTTGAGTATTGTTTAATGTTTCTGTTACCGAAGCGATGTCTAACTGGGCTATGAGTCGCTCATATGGGAAATCATCAGTAATGGGCACTTCGTCAAGTTTATTTCCTTCCATTCTTGATAAGTGATCAGCAACCACATTTTCGGTGCCTCTTTTGTCCTTAATTTCAAGGTCGAACTCTTGCAAGAGTAGGATCCATCTAAGGAGTCTTGGTTTGGCATCCTTTTTGGTTAATAGGTATCTAATAGCGGCATGGTCGGTATAGATTATGATTTTCGCTCCTACTAAGTAGGATCGAAATTTATCTAACGCGAATACCATAGCTAAGAGTTCCTTCTCTGTTGTGGCGTAGTTCATTTGTGCAGGATCTAAGGTTCTACTGGCGTAGTATATGACATGAAGTTTTTTATCTTTTCTCTGTCCTAGGACAGCTCCTACAGCGtagtcactagcatcgcacataATTTCGAATGGTTCGTTCCAGTTAGGTGGTTGCATGATTGGTGCGGATATCAGTGCTTGTTTAAGAGTTTGAAAGGCGTTTAGACATTTCTCATCAAATATGAATTCCGCATCCTTCATTAGTAGCTCAGTCAATGGTTTGGTTATTTTTGAGAAATCTTTTATGAAACGGCGTTAGAAACCAACGTCTCCTAGAAAACTCCGTATTTCTCTAACAGTTTTCGGGGGTTGAAGGTTTTCAATGATTTTGATCTTAGCTTTATCAACTTCAATCCCTTTATCAgacacgatgtgtccaagtacgattccttgtcttaccatgaaatggcatttttcccaatttagTACTAAGTTGACACTTACGCATCATTTAAGTACCATCTCCAGGTTCGAAAGACATCCTTCAAAACTTTATCCACATACGGAGAAATCATCCATGAATATTTCCATCATGCCATCGAGAAAATCAGCAAAGATCGACatcatgcacctttgaaatgtcgCGGGTGCGTTACACAATCCGAACGGCATTCGTCTGTAGGCGAATGTGCCATAAGGACATGTGAACATCGTCTTTTCTTGGTCATCAGGATGGATAGGTATTTGAAAGAATCCTGAGTAACCATCTAAATAGCAGAAATGGGAGTGTTTAGCCAGTCGTTCGAGCATTTGGTCAATGAAAGGTAAAGGAAAATGATCCTTTCGAGTGGCTTTGTTGAGTTTTCTGTAGTCAatacacattctccatccagtttgagtGCGTTGCACTATTGATTCGCCTTTAGGGGTTGTAATGACAGTGACACCTCCTTTCTTGGGTACGACATGTACAGGGCTTACCCACTTACTATCAAATATAGGGTATATGATTCCTGCTTCTAACAGCTTTTAAACTTCCTTTTTCACTACATCGCTTAGAATCGGATTGATTCGTCTTTGATGTTCTCGCGAGGTCTTACAGTCTTCCTCGAGCATAATGCGATGCATGCAGATAGAGGGGCTTATTCCCTTTAGATCAGATATGTTATAGCCAAAAGCGAACGGATATTTCCTAAGGACATTGAGTAACTTTTCAGTTTCAATCTGTCCAAGGTCAACGTTTACTATAACAGGTCGTTCAAGTTCTTCATCTAGAAATTCATACCTTAAATCTTTGGGCAGTGTTttaagttctatagcaggtttcttagggcAAGGAATAGGATCAGGGGTTAATGCTAGGCATTCACTTAGATTATTATCTtggtattcctcacgccagttatcGTCCTCAAAAATAGGTGGCATTGGTATTTTTAGAACTTCAGAGTAGGTGTTTTGTTGTTTCTCCATTTCTTTAACGCATTCATCAATAACGTCCAAGAAACAACAGGAATCGTCTATGACTGGGGCTTTGAAGAATTGGGAGAGAATAAACTCTACTTTCTCTTCACCGACCTCGAAAGTTAGCTTTCCTTTCTTGACATCTATAATGGCACCAGCAGTTGCTAAGAATGGCCTTCCTAGTATAATAGGGATATTAGAGTCCTCTTTAATGTCCATTATTATGAAGTCAGTAGGAATATAGAATTGTCCTATACGAACAGGTACATTTTCAAGCATTCCTACGGGAAACTTGACAGATCGGTCAGCTAATTGCAATGACATTCTTGTTGGTCTTAGTTCACCTAATTTGAGTTTTTCACAAATAGATAGAGGCATtaaactaacactggctcctaaatcACATAAGGCTTTGCCTATTACGAATTTCCCAATTACAcaaggtatagagaaactaccaggctCTTTTAGTTtaggaggcatgttgttttgaatGATAGCGCTACACTCAGCAGTTAGTGTAACAGTTTTGTTTTCTACTATCTTTTTCTTGTTGGATAAGATCTCCTTTAAGAACTTAGCATATGAGGGAATTTGGGTAATAGCTTCTATAAAAGGAATGGTAACATTTAGTTGTTTCAGAAGCTCTACGAATTTCTTAAATTGGCCCTCATTCTTGGACTTAGCAAGTCTTTGAGGATATGGAATCGGTGGTTTATATGGTGGGGGAGGCACGTAAGGTTTCTCTTTTCCAAATGCCTCTTCATTCTCATCCTCCTTTTCAGTTTCAGGTTGTTCTCTAGGTTTTTCAGTCGCTTTATCAGGTTTCTGATACATGGTTGGGTTCTGAAGCCTTGGATCAATTGGTCCATCTAGCtcagttccacttcgtagtgttatggCATTAGCGTCCCCTTTAGGATTGGGTTGTGGTTGACCAGGAAATGATCCAGCAGGTGCGGAAGTAGTTGCTTGTTGTTGGGCCACTTGAGCAATCTGAGTTTCTAACTTCTTATTATGGGTCGCTAGGGCATCTACCTTAGTTGCTAATTGCTTCAATTGTTCACCGGTGTGAACATTTTGGTTGAGGAAATCCTTATTTTGTTGAGCTTGGGTAGCAATGAAATTTTCCATCATAATTTCAAGGTTAGACTTTCTAGGAACATTAGGCATATTAAGAATGTTAGCAGCAGGTTTTTGGTAACCTAGCGGTACAGCGGGTGCTTGATTCGGTACAAACAGAGCGTTGTTATTTTTGTACAAAAAATTAGGATGATTCTTCCATCCAGGATTGTAGGTGTTGGAATACGGATTCCCTTGAGCGTAGTTAACTTGATCAACCGAGACTCTTGCCAAAATAGCACATTCGGGGGCAGCATGTCCAAGAACTCCACATAATTCGCAGTTTGGAGTTATAGCAGCCACGGTGGCTACGGGTGGTAAGGTCAAGCTTTCTAGCTTTTGGGTAAGGGCATCTACTTTAGCGTTCACTTTGTCTAGGCTACTAATTTCGTACATTCCGACTTTAGTTTGAGATTTTTCCATAGGAGTTCTTTCGCTTCCCCATTGGTAATGATTTTGAGCCATGTTTTCAATTAGTTGATAGGCTTCGTCATACGGCTTATCCATAAGCGTGCcaccagcagcggcatctattgACAACCTCGTGTTGTACATCAGTCCATTGTAAAATGTATGAATGACGAGCCAGTCTTCTATCGCTCCAATGCGTCGAAAAGAGATTCAGTGTCCTTTTGTCTGAATCCATTGATTTGTGCTCGTAACGTAGCTGTTTTGCTAGGAGGAAAATAACGTGCTAAGAAAACAGTCTTTAATTCTTCCCACGTCGTGATAGAATTTAGTGGCAAGGATTGCAACCAAGCCCAAGCTCTATCTCTCAGGGAGAAGGGAAAAGGCTTAGTCTTATTGCATCGGCAGTTACTCCATTGGCTATCACGGTATCAGCAAATTGGATGAACTTTGTTAAATGTTCGTTAGGATCATCGGTAGGAACACCGGAAAATTGACGTTGTTGAATGGCTGATATCAATGACGGCTTCAGCTCGAAATCGTTTCGGTTAATAGCAGGGTTAACGATGCTCTTGTGGGGCTCTAGTTGAGATGGGGTGGAATATTCTCTGAGTGGACGGTTTCGCGGTCCTTCGGCCATTTCTACTTTCGGCTTGAGTTCTTCTTCGGATTCTTGGTCGGATTCAGATTCTAACTTAGCGGCTGATTCCTTTTCGGAATCTGAGAGAGGAAAGGGAATGTTGTGATCCGAACAGTATTTCCTGATAGCCTGTCTTACGTTAATAAGACGCTCAGGTTCGCTCATTGTTCGTACTAAGGTATCGCTTTTTGAGCGAGTACTTGGCATACAATCGacgaaaaaggaaaaaataaaattggTTGCCTTAGTCTATCGCGTAACGGGTAAATCGCACTATTGACTAAaattagtccccggcaacggcaccaaaaacttgatcgggacTTTATATAAGTCAATCGGGATTTCACTGCAAGTATACAGCTTAGCCGTTAAGTTTTAAAAGATTATCGAACCCACAAGGACTGAGGGTCAAATAATGCGGGTTTTCGTTGCTAATGTCAGCTAAGGCTATCGATTTGTTTTGATTAGGAAACGGGAGattaaattttagttttaattaagtaATGGGAATTAATATACCGGTGTGCTTTCATCGACCATCGAGTTAATAATCTTATGCATAGTTCGAATCATAAAATATTTTCAGAAtaagttatttaaattaaaaatctttgcCCCACGCTTTCACGTCTATTGACTCTAATTATACTGACAAATCTAATACATTTGCTTTCGCTAAATTATCACAAACCGAAAAtactttttgaaatttaaataaaatacaatcgACTCTAAAGCGCTTTCGCTGTTTTTAGAGCTGAtgtttgatttccactatc is part of the Vicia villosa cultivar HV-30 ecotype Madison, WI linkage group LG2, Vvil1.0, whole genome shotgun sequence genome and encodes:
- the LOC131649363 gene encoding uncharacterized protein LOC131649363, with translation MYNTRLSIDAAAGGTLMDKPYDEAYQLIENMAQNHYQWGSERTPMEKSQTKVGMYEISSLDKVNAKVDALTQKLESLTLPPVATVAAITPNCELCGVLGHAAPECAILARVSVDQVNYAQGNPYSNTYNPGWKNHPNFLYKNNNALFVPNQAPAVPLGYQKPAANILNMPNVPRKSNLEIMMENFIATQAQQNKDFLNQNVHTGEQLKQLATKVDALATHNKKLETQIAQVAQQQATTSAPAGSFPGQPQPNPKGDANAITLRSGTELDGPIDPRLQNPTMYQKPDKATEKPREQPETEKEDENEEAFGKEKPYVPPPPYKPPIPYPQRLAKSKNEGQFKKFVELLKQLNVTIPFIEAITQIPSYAKFLKEILSNKKKIVENKTVTLTAECSAIIQNNMPPKLKEPGSFSIPCVIGKFVIGKALCDLGASVSLMPLSICEKLKLGELRPTRMSLQLADRSVKFPVGMLENVPVRIGQFYIPTDFIIMDIKEDSNIPIILGRPFLATAGAIIDVKKGKLTFEVGEEKVEFILSQFFKAPVIDDSCCFLDVIDECVKEMEKQQNTYSEVLKIPMPPIFEDDNWREEYQDNNLSECLALTPDPIPCPKKPAIELKTLPKDLRYEFLDEELERPVIVNVDLGQIETEKLLNVLRKYPFAFGYNISDLKGISPSICMHRIMLEEDCKTSREHQRRINPILSDVVKKEV